The following are encoded in a window of Candidatus Dependentiae bacterium genomic DNA:
- a CDS encoding HD domain-containing protein, with translation MNSTKIDSIIQRKLEKVLIQYPRVKDIVKAIDTKNGRTLLVGGAVRDLLLDLPIKDLDIEVHGVALKDLEALLSVFGTVSLIGKAFGVLRIHGLDIDWSLPRIDTAGRKPIVEIDPYMGITQAFRRRDLTINAMGIDLKTCELLDPFNGQKDLMNNILRATDLYFFVDDPLRLFRVMQFIGRFEMQVDDQLNALCRSMDISAVSTERIEMEFEKLFLKSKRPSLGIRWLKEIGRLKGILPELAKTVGVPQEPRWHPEGDVFEHSMQSLDAAAALEYETDWEKLVVIYAAMCHDIGKTETTKTIDGIIRSLGHEDAGYRLSQCMLERITHNKELVDAVPKLVKYHMQPSQFISANATSAAYKRLANKLAPYATLFMLAKLKIADRRGRNPKNSEPLAHDDEDIAKFIQKSRELNVLDQVEAPVLQGRDLLDVIEPGPYMGNILKRAYDIQLEEGIKDKEELKKRVLE, from the coding sequence ATGAATTCTACAAAAATAGATTCTATAATTCAAAGAAAATTAGAAAAGGTATTAATACAATACCCACGTGTAAAGGATATTGTAAAAGCAATTGATACAAAAAATGGGCGTACTTTGTTGGTGGGAGGTGCCGTTCGTGACTTATTACTTGATTTACCAATAAAAGACTTGGATATAGAAGTTCATGGAGTTGCGCTGAAAGATCTTGAAGCCTTGTTGAGTGTCTTTGGCACAGTGAGTTTGATTGGTAAAGCTTTTGGTGTTTTGCGTATTCACGGTTTGGATATTGATTGGTCATTGCCGCGAATAGATACTGCTGGGCGAAAACCGATAGTCGAGATAGATCCCTATATGGGAATTACACAAGCATTTAGGCGACGTGATTTGACGATAAATGCGATGGGTATTGATCTTAAAACGTGTGAGCTTTTAGATCCGTTTAATGGTCAAAAAGATCTTATGAACAATATATTAAGAGCAACAGATTTATATTTTTTTGTTGATGATCCATTACGCCTTTTTCGGGTGATGCAATTTATTGGCCGATTTGAGATGCAAGTAGATGATCAGTTGAATGCTCTTTGTAGAAGTATGGATATTAGTGCTGTTTCAACTGAACGTATTGAAATGGAGTTTGAAAAGCTGTTTTTAAAATCAAAACGTCCATCATTGGGAATTCGCTGGCTTAAAGAAATTGGTCGCTTAAAAGGAATATTGCCTGAGCTTGCTAAAACTGTTGGTGTTCCACAAGAGCCTAGATGGCATCCGGAAGGCGATGTTTTTGAGCATAGTATGCAATCACTTGATGCTGCAGCTGCGCTTGAATATGAAACAGATTGGGAAAAACTTGTGGTAATATATGCAGCGATGTGCCATGATATTGGTAAGACTGAAACAACAAAAACAATTGACGGTATTATCAGAAGTCTAGGCCATGAAGATGCGGGTTATAGGCTTTCTCAGTGTATGCTTGAACGTATTACGCACAACAAAGAGCTTGTAGACGCTGTTCCAAAATTAGTTAAGTATCACATGCAGCCTTCACAATTTATTTCAGCCAATGCTACGTCAGCAGCGTATAAACGATTGGCCAATAAACTTGCGCCATATGCTACGCTTTTCATGTTAGCTAAACTCAAGATTGCTGATAGGCGTGGCCGTAATCCAAAAAATTCTGAACCACTTGCACACGATGATGAGGATATTGCAAAATTTATCCAAAAATCACGAGAATTGAACGTTCTTGATCAAGTAGAGGCTCCAGTATTGCAAGGGAGAGATTTGCTTGATGTGATTGAACCTGGTCCGTATATGGGCAATATATTAAAGCGAGCCTATGATATTCAGCTGGAAGAAGGTATTAAAGATAAAGAGGAATTAAAGAAACGAGTACTTGAGTAG
- a CDS encoding DUF4097 family beta strand repeat protein produces the protein MNKIYIYQTIALISYLIAMPQTSVAFSVRRSLNTMVSFIMPSKWEKQTIQKTYALGAKGIITINNSDGDIYVSTWSKPTVDLKVVKKTLKKEQLQLIHIKDIQHKNTLTLTTVCLDQKNKNFHVDFHITIPHNTGITVSTGVGNIKTKKITGRAHLTTQQGNIEIDQTHSTVIGTTTQKGDIRIKEAYNNIKLTTKKGNITVDEARGSVLTATDSGHIKVHSKSVPPISKINLTSTCGNIQLWLPHETNADLHARTTYGTFTCQHHVTIKPFTTQLDKNAWRKFKKEIDGTLGTGEAQITLTSNKSNIKIMKLKKS, from the coding sequence ATGAATAAAATATATATCTACCAGACGATAGCACTTATAAGCTATCTTATAGCAATGCCGCAGACAAGTGTGGCTTTTTCAGTACGTAGATCACTCAACACAATGGTTTCATTTATTATGCCAAGCAAATGGGAAAAACAAACAATACAAAAAACATATGCACTAGGAGCTAAGGGCATAATTACCATAAACAACAGCGATGGCGATATTTATGTTTCTACATGGAGTAAGCCAACAGTCGATTTAAAAGTAGTAAAAAAAACACTAAAAAAAGAACAATTACAACTGATTCATATAAAAGATATACAGCATAAAAATACCCTTACACTAACAACTGTATGCCTCGATCAAAAAAATAAAAATTTTCATGTTGATTTTCATATTACCATTCCGCACAATACTGGCATTACCGTCTCAACAGGCGTTGGAAATATAAAAACAAAAAAAATTACAGGTAGAGCTCATCTAACAACACAGCAAGGTAATATCGAAATTGACCAAACCCATAGCACAGTCATTGGAACTACCACTCAAAAAGGAGATATTCGAATAAAAGAAGCATACAACAATATAAAGTTAACAACTAAAAAAGGAAATATTACCGTTGACGAGGCACGCGGTAGTGTTTTAACTGCAACAGATAGTGGACACATAAAAGTGCATAGCAAAAGTGTTCCTCCAATAAGCAAAATTAATCTAACTAGTACATGTGGTAATATTCAATTATGGTTACCGCACGAAACAAATGCTGATTTACACGCACGCACAACTTACGGCACCTTTACCTGCCAACACCACGTCACAATAAAACCATTTACTACACAACTTGACAAAAACGCATGGAGAAAATTTAAAAAAGAAATTGACGGCACCTTAGGCACTGGTGAAGCACAAATCACACTCACATCAAACAAAAGCAACATCAAAATTATGAAATTAAAAAAATCTTAA